In one window of Limisphaera ngatamarikiensis DNA:
- a CDS encoding FtsQ-type POTRA domain-containing protein codes for MNRRRGRERLLEVRMRAEAARAARVRLWGGVVAGVLGVGLVGFALWRGGIWLQERLLYENPRFQIRRVEVVSDGVLSHESLRRWAGVRSGMNLLAVDLAQVKRSLEMVPYVAWASVERVLPDTLRIQVRERRPVAVIQVPLPLPGGGVDFVEYGLDETGVVLPPLDPRLTDGGVTGWLNGLPLLRGAEYQELQPGRRMESGRAQAALQWLRAFARSPMAGLVEVREVSVANGDVLEVTTAEGSRITFGLSGFERQLLRWREIYEAGLRQDRWIETLDLAVGNNIPVQWRPMETQGEPARDGGRSGGGRKHV; via the coding sequence GTGAACCGGCGCCGCGGTCGGGAACGGCTGTTGGAGGTGCGGATGCGGGCCGAAGCCGCGCGTGCGGCGCGGGTGCGTTTGTGGGGGGGCGTGGTGGCCGGCGTGTTGGGTGTGGGGCTGGTGGGTTTTGCCCTGTGGCGCGGGGGTATTTGGTTGCAGGAACGGTTGTTGTACGAGAACCCGCGGTTTCAGATCCGGCGGGTGGAGGTGGTGTCGGATGGTGTGCTGAGTCATGAATCGTTGCGCCGGTGGGCGGGGGTGCGTTCGGGGATGAACCTTTTGGCGGTGGACCTGGCGCAGGTGAAGCGGAGTTTGGAGATGGTGCCGTACGTGGCGTGGGCGTCGGTGGAGCGGGTGTTACCGGATACGCTTCGGATTCAGGTTCGGGAGCGCCGTCCGGTGGCGGTGATTCAGGTTCCGCTGCCGTTGCCGGGGGGCGGGGTGGATTTTGTGGAGTACGGGTTGGACGAGACGGGGGTGGTGTTGCCGCCGTTGGATCCCCGGTTGACGGACGGGGGAGTGACCGGTTGGTTGAACGGGCTGCCGTTGCTGCGTGGTGCGGAGTACCAGGAGCTGCAGCCGGGTCGGCGGATGGAGAGCGGTCGTGCGCAGGCGGCGTTGCAATGGTTGCGTGCGTTTGCGCGTTCGCCGATGGCGGGTCTGGTGGAGGTGCGGGAGGTGTCGGTGGCGAACGGGGACGTGCTGGAGGTGACGACAGCGGAGGGGAGCCGGATTACGTTCGGGTTGAGCGGTTTTGAGCGTCAGTTGTTGCGGTGGCGCGAGATTTACGAGGCGGGTTTGCGGCAGGACCGGTGGATTGAGACGCTGGACCTTGCCGTGGGGAACAACATCCCGGTGCAGTGGCGCCCGATGGAAACCCAGGGAGAACCGGCCCGGGACGGCGGCCGGTCCGGAGGTGGAAGGAAACATGTTTGA
- the ftsA gene encoding cell division protein FtsA has protein sequence MFDTTNIVVGLEVGTSKVCAVVGELGEDGDLSILGLGQSRSSGVRKGEIVDMEQAELDIRRALQEAEQMANVEVRSVYLAVTGGHIRGFNNCGIHPVQDPEQGVTEEDVLEVMRNARSVNVPAHEEVIHTVRQHFQVDGHGEVREPVGMLGRRLEVSVHVIAGQIDRLRNSIRAVRSVHVNVEEIVFSGLASALAVLSAEEKQEGALVIDMGGGTTDYVVFAGGILRHAGVLAVGGDHVTNDLACALKVSQSRAEQLKVDYGAAFVEDRIRGQTLDLTNYLGMPLRTISLETLRRVMHLRLEETFELVRQQVTAAGLYDSLGAGVVLCGGCARIPQVTALAEQVFDLPVSIGRTQGVSGLKSALDQPEFATGIGLLRFAQQHRVRPVRRSLMRGLADRLKFFIHRG, from the coding sequence ATGTTTGATACGACGAACATCGTGGTGGGATTGGAGGTTGGCACTTCCAAGGTTTGCGCGGTGGTGGGCGAGCTGGGGGAGGATGGGGATTTGAGCATTCTGGGGTTGGGCCAGAGCAGGTCCAGTGGGGTGCGCAAGGGGGAGATTGTGGACATGGAGCAGGCGGAGCTGGACATCCGCCGTGCGCTCCAGGAGGCCGAGCAGATGGCCAACGTGGAGGTGCGGAGCGTGTATCTGGCCGTGACCGGCGGGCACATCCGCGGGTTCAACAACTGTGGGATCCACCCGGTGCAGGATCCGGAGCAGGGGGTGACGGAGGAGGATGTGCTGGAGGTGATGCGGAATGCGCGGTCGGTCAACGTGCCGGCGCATGAGGAGGTGATTCACACGGTCCGCCAACATTTCCAGGTGGACGGTCACGGTGAGGTGCGGGAGCCGGTGGGGATGTTGGGGCGGCGGCTGGAGGTGTCGGTGCATGTGATTGCCGGCCAGATTGACCGGCTGAGGAATTCGATCCGGGCGGTGCGGTCGGTGCATGTGAACGTGGAGGAGATTGTATTCAGCGGGCTGGCCTCGGCACTGGCGGTGTTGAGTGCGGAGGAGAAACAGGAGGGTGCTTTGGTGATCGACATGGGAGGGGGTACGACCGATTACGTGGTGTTTGCGGGCGGGATTTTGCGGCATGCCGGTGTGTTGGCGGTGGGGGGTGACCATGTGACCAACGACCTGGCGTGTGCGTTGAAGGTGTCGCAGAGCCGGGCCGAGCAGCTCAAGGTGGATTACGGGGCGGCGTTTGTGGAGGATCGGATTCGCGGGCAGACCCTGGATTTGACGAACTACCTCGGGATGCCGCTGCGGACCATCAGCCTGGAGACGCTGCGGCGTGTGATGCACCTGCGGTTGGAGGAGACGTTTGAGCTGGTGCGCCAACAGGTGACGGCGGCCGGGTTGTATGATTCGTTGGGGGCGGGTGTGGTGTTGTGCGGGGGGTGTGCGCGGATTCCGCAGGTGACGGCGCTGGCGGAGCAGGTGTTTGACCTCCCGGTGAGCATCGGGCGCACCCAGGGGGTGAGCGGACTGAAGTCGGCTCTGGACCAGCCGGAGTTTGCCACGGGGATCGGGTTGTTGCGCTTTGCGCAGCAGCATCGGGTGCGGCCGGTGAGACGCAGCCTGATGCGCGGGTTGGCGGACCGGCTCAAGTTCTTCATCCATCGTGGTTAG
- a CDS encoding Yip1 family protein: MIRALLLVLEPERSWDEIATKQRSIARVFWLYVMPLLLLTSVIEGLGMHYWGEWRGEPPRLKLMTVPEVVVMEVAQILVHVAVLFFGAKMFKSLGETFHGQHTYHQAFTVVAYGLGPYWTVRILDAWPAVSPWFTYAIGIALTVAVLYHGVPRIMMPDPPQAFGVYLIGSLVLALATGIGKFLLVWLQQGRFIEFERVLVRWVSLLLGG, encoded by the coding sequence ATGATTCGAGCTTTGTTGCTGGTCTTGGAGCCGGAGAGGAGCTGGGACGAAATTGCAACCAAACAACGCAGTATCGCCCGTGTGTTTTGGTTGTACGTCATGCCGCTGCTGCTCCTGACCTCGGTCATCGAAGGTCTGGGCATGCACTACTGGGGTGAATGGCGTGGTGAGCCGCCCCGGCTCAAGTTGATGACCGTGCCCGAGGTGGTGGTGATGGAAGTCGCCCAGATCCTGGTGCACGTCGCCGTGCTCTTTTTCGGGGCCAAGATGTTCAAGAGCCTGGGTGAGACCTTCCACGGCCAGCACACGTACCACCAGGCCTTCACGGTCGTGGCCTACGGTCTGGGCCCGTACTGGACGGTCCGGATCCTGGATGCGTGGCCGGCGGTCAGTCCCTGGTTCACGTATGCCATCGGTATCGCCCTCACCGTGGCGGTCCTTTACCACGGTGTGCCGCGGATCATGATGCCCGATCCCCCCCAGGCGTTCGGAGTCTACCTCATCGGCAGCCTGGTACTCGCACTGGCCACCGGCATCGGCAAGTTCCTGCTCGTCTGGCTGCAGCAAGGGCGCTTCATCGAGTTCGAGCGTGTTCTGGTGCGTTGGGTAAGCCTGCTCCTGGGCGGTTGA
- a CDS encoding FtsX-like permease family protein, whose translation MTLLDVKLLRDLRRMKGQTLAVALVMACGLAMLIMTRSLIYSLERTRQDYYRTHRFADVFVTLKRAPRALLDRIRSLPGVATVQPGVALQVTVDLPHLDEPASGLVRSLPDHAPLELNRLHLHRGRFLEPGRHHELLVSQAFAEANGLRPGDPITLLLNGRRQVFRIAGLVLSPEIIFEARPGVSLPDNRTYGTFWMWESELAAASDMEGAFNTLALTLAPGASAPAVCAALDRFLQPYGGRGAFTRTDHPSHVRVSDEIFILRIISIGFPTFFLGVAAFMTHAVLMRLLTLQREQLAVLKAFGFSDGRIALHYLKFGAVIAVLATTLGTPLGILLGHRMVRLYHMFFRFPELQFHLDLAAVGVAVSVGTLAAGAGVAVAIRRVLRLAPAEAMRPEPPAQYRPALPERLGIGRWLTPATRMALRNLERHPAQAFFTVAGLVLATALLIVPNCFRDSVNLLLGFQWDTVQRQDLNVGLVDPRGATALHALRRLPGVLAMEPIRSVPARIRFGPRSRQLAVTGTPAGALHSRIIDRNWRQLPLLPGGVITSAKLAEVLGARPGDLLEIEFLEGRRTVCLVPLLAVSEDLTGMAAHMEISTLNRLLGEGDVVNGASFTVDPAARREFLRALKDIPQVGWVSIKNSLRENFRQTTATSINVIQRMYLAFAVVVAFGVVYNNARITLAERARELATLRVLGFTETEVATVLLIELAVLTLLAVPGGLLLGGLLATALVEAINTETVRLPAVLTLHNFSFAAAVVALAALGSAVVVLQRVRKLDLIASLRAPE comes from the coding sequence ATGACCCTTCTCGATGTCAAACTGTTGCGGGATCTGCGCCGCATGAAAGGCCAAACCCTGGCCGTGGCCCTCGTCATGGCCTGCGGCCTGGCCATGTTGATCATGACCCGCAGCCTCATCTACTCCCTCGAACGCACCCGCCAGGATTACTACCGCACCCATCGCTTCGCCGACGTGTTCGTCACCCTCAAGCGCGCTCCGCGGGCCCTGCTGGATCGCATCCGTTCCCTCCCCGGCGTGGCAACGGTGCAGCCAGGAGTCGCCCTCCAGGTCACGGTGGATCTCCCGCACCTCGACGAACCCGCCAGCGGCCTGGTTCGGTCCCTGCCGGACCACGCACCGCTGGAGCTGAATCGGCTGCACCTGCACCGCGGCCGGTTTCTCGAGCCGGGTCGCCACCATGAACTGCTCGTCAGCCAGGCCTTCGCCGAAGCCAATGGATTGCGCCCCGGTGATCCCATCACCCTGCTGCTCAACGGCCGCCGCCAGGTCTTCCGGATCGCCGGACTCGTCCTCTCACCCGAAATCATTTTTGAGGCCCGCCCCGGCGTGTCACTCCCGGACAACCGCACCTACGGCACCTTCTGGATGTGGGAAAGCGAACTGGCAGCAGCCAGTGACATGGAGGGCGCCTTCAACACCCTGGCCTTGACCCTCGCCCCCGGCGCCTCCGCCCCGGCCGTCTGCGCCGCGTTGGATCGGTTCCTGCAACCCTACGGAGGCCGCGGCGCCTTCACCCGCACCGATCACCCCTCCCACGTCCGGGTCTCCGACGAGATCTTCATCCTCCGCATCATCTCCATCGGCTTTCCCACGTTCTTCCTCGGTGTCGCCGCCTTCATGACCCATGCCGTGCTGATGCGCCTGCTGACCCTCCAGCGCGAACAACTCGCGGTTCTCAAGGCCTTCGGATTCTCCGACGGCCGCATCGCGCTTCACTACCTGAAGTTCGGCGCGGTCATCGCCGTCCTCGCCACCACCCTCGGCACCCCCCTCGGCATCCTCCTCGGCCATCGCATGGTGCGGCTCTACCACATGTTCTTCCGTTTTCCCGAGCTGCAATTCCACCTGGACCTCGCCGCTGTGGGCGTGGCTGTAAGCGTGGGGACACTGGCCGCGGGGGCCGGCGTCGCCGTCGCCATCCGCAGGGTCCTGCGCCTGGCCCCCGCCGAAGCCATGCGCCCGGAACCACCCGCCCAATACCGACCCGCTCTGCCGGAACGACTCGGCATCGGTCGCTGGCTCACCCCCGCCACACGCATGGCACTGCGAAACCTGGAACGTCACCCCGCTCAGGCCTTCTTCACCGTGGCCGGCCTGGTCCTGGCCACCGCACTGCTCATCGTCCCCAACTGTTTTCGCGACAGCGTCAATCTCCTGCTCGGTTTCCAATGGGACACCGTGCAACGTCAGGACCTGAACGTGGGCCTTGTGGACCCGCGCGGCGCCACCGCCCTCCACGCGTTGCGACGGTTGCCCGGCGTGCTGGCCATGGAACCCATCCGATCCGTTCCGGCACGAATCCGATTCGGTCCCCGAAGCCGGCAACTGGCCGTCACCGGCACACCGGCCGGCGCCCTCCACAGCCGCATCATCGACCGCAACTGGCGCCAACTCCCGCTCCTGCCCGGCGGCGTGATCACCTCGGCCAAACTGGCCGAGGTCCTCGGGGCCCGCCCGGGCGACCTGCTCGAGATCGAATTCCTCGAGGGCCGCCGTACGGTCTGTCTCGTGCCCCTGCTGGCGGTCTCCGAAGACCTCACCGGCATGGCCGCCCACATGGAAATCAGTACGCTGAACCGGCTGCTGGGTGAAGGAGACGTGGTCAATGGCGCCAGTTTCACCGTGGACCCGGCCGCACGCCGCGAGTTCCTCCGTGCCCTCAAGGACATTCCCCAGGTCGGTTGGGTCAGCATCAAGAACTCCCTCCGCGAGAACTTTCGTCAAACCACCGCCACCAGCATCAACGTCATCCAGCGCATGTACCTGGCCTTTGCCGTGGTGGTCGCCTTCGGCGTGGTGTACAACAACGCCCGCATCACCCTGGCCGAACGCGCCCGTGAATTGGCCACGTTGCGGGTCCTCGGTTTCACCGAAACCGAGGTCGCCACCGTGCTGCTCATCGAACTGGCCGTCCTCACCCTGCTGGCCGTGCCCGGAGGACTGCTTCTGGGCGGCCTGCTCGCCACTGCGCTGGTGGAAGCCATCAACACCGAAACCGTCCGCCTGCCGGCGGTGCTGACCCTGCACAACTTCAGTTTCGCCGCGGCCGTCGTCGCCCTCGCCGCTCTGGGCTCCGCCGTCGTCGTCCTGCAGCGTGTGCGGAAGCTCGACCTGATCGCCTCCCTCCGTGCCCCGGAGTGA
- a CDS encoding ABC transporter ATP-binding protein, translating into MKSETVRPDPPENAKPLIQVRGLTKIYGSGPAAVSALDGVDLDLYPGEFVVLLGPSGSGKTTLLNQLGGLDVPTRGSVRFRDLDLAAASDAERTRYRREAVGFVFQFYNLMPSLTALENVALITELVPDPMDPREALRMVQLGARLHHFPAQLSGGEQQRVAIARAIVKRPAVLLCDEPTGALDVRTGVAVLEAIERVNRQLGTLTVVITHNAVIADMADRVIHLMDGRIHHQRRNPRRVPPAELQW; encoded by the coding sequence GTGAAATCGGAAACAGTCCGGCCCGATCCGCCGGAAAACGCCAAACCCCTTATCCAAGTCCGGGGGCTGACCAAAATCTATGGCAGCGGCCCCGCGGCTGTCAGCGCCCTCGACGGCGTGGACCTGGACCTTTACCCGGGCGAATTCGTGGTCCTGCTCGGGCCCTCCGGCAGCGGCAAGACCACACTCCTCAACCAGCTCGGCGGTCTGGACGTCCCCACCCGGGGCTCCGTCAGGTTCCGCGACCTGGACCTGGCGGCAGCTTCCGACGCCGAACGCACCCGGTACCGGCGCGAGGCCGTGGGTTTTGTCTTCCAGTTCTACAACCTCATGCCCAGCCTCACCGCCCTCGAAAACGTGGCCCTCATCACGGAACTGGTACCGGATCCCATGGACCCGCGAGAAGCTCTGCGCATGGTCCAACTGGGCGCGCGTCTCCACCACTTTCCCGCACAACTGTCCGGGGGCGAACAACAACGGGTGGCCATCGCACGGGCCATCGTCAAGCGCCCGGCCGTGTTGCTCTGCGACGAGCCCACCGGCGCCCTCGATGTCCGCACCGGCGTGGCCGTGCTGGAAGCCATCGAACGTGTCAACCGCCAGCTCGGGACATTGACCGTCGTCATCACCCACAACGCGGTCATCGCGGACATGGCAGACCGCGTCATCCACCTCATGGACGGCCGCATCCATCACCAGCGCCGCAACCCCCGCCGCGTGCCACCGGCCGAACTCCAGTGGTGA
- a CDS encoding helix-turn-helix transcriptional regulator — protein MGTQPLPRSDVTILGPHTHLISVRAAAVELRPWIEAFPVCPALNTFNIIHTGIQQTAAPMKIVRTRQTTTYFLACTGGKGRVLIDGRWRVCHAGRACLLPAHTLNAFEAIPGTHWEFCWVCYQWPRDQRPLGNAASPVMAPYDPGPLHAAILGLLHECSGPAQPSLMMAWSQLIHTYVLRFARPCDQPDQLRVLWERVESRLAEPWTLEKLAQEAGYSREHLRRLCHRQLGRSPMHQVTYLRMRRAAELLATTELTVEAVARQVGYHNPFVFSNAFTRWIGWRPSEYRRQRAAPPLTTGVRAPTAIPKSAAPAPSTPPNPHFPATPPQPTGIRPVAIH, from the coding sequence ATGGGCACGCAACCGTTACCGCGGTCGGACGTCACAATCCTCGGCCCGCACACGCACTTGATTAGCGTCCGGGCAGCAGCGGTCGAGCTACGTCCATGGATCGAGGCTTTCCCGGTTTGTCCCGCCCTAAACACGTTCAATATCATCCATACCGGCATCCAACAAACCGCCGCACCCATGAAAATCGTGCGCACCCGCCAGACCACGACCTACTTCCTCGCCTGCACGGGCGGCAAGGGCCGCGTGCTGATCGACGGGCGCTGGCGGGTCTGTCACGCCGGGCGGGCGTGTCTCCTGCCCGCACACACCCTCAACGCATTTGAAGCCATCCCCGGCACCCATTGGGAATTCTGCTGGGTCTGCTATCAGTGGCCGCGCGACCAGCGCCCCCTGGGTAATGCAGCCTCGCCGGTCATGGCACCCTACGACCCCGGGCCCCTTCACGCCGCCATCCTCGGACTGCTCCACGAATGCAGCGGGCCGGCCCAACCGAGCCTGATGATGGCGTGGAGCCAGCTCATCCACACCTACGTGCTGCGCTTCGCACGGCCCTGCGATCAGCCGGACCAGCTTCGTGTCCTTTGGGAACGCGTGGAATCGCGCCTGGCCGAGCCGTGGACACTCGAAAAACTGGCACAGGAGGCGGGTTACAGCCGCGAACACCTGCGCCGTCTCTGCCATCGCCAGCTGGGCCGCAGCCCCATGCACCAGGTCACCTACCTCCGCATGCGGCGCGCCGCCGAGCTGCTGGCCACAACCGAACTGACCGTGGAAGCCGTCGCCCGCCAGGTCGGTTACCACAACCCGTTCGTCTTCTCCAACGCCTTCACCCGATGGATCGGGTGGCGCCCCTCCGAGTACCGGCGCCAACGGGCCGCTCCCCCACTCACCACCGGCGTGCGAGCCCCCACAGCCATCCCCAAATCCGCAGCACCGGCTCCATCAACCCCACCCAACCCCCATTTCCCTGCCACGCCGCCACAGCCGACCGGCATCCGCCCCGTGGCCATCCATTGA
- a CDS encoding prepilin-type N-terminal cleavage/methylation domain-containing protein, translating into MPRSAASQIPHDRRRLFARAFTLIELLVVIAIIAILAAMLLPALGRAKERAVRASCINHIRQMLTALYIYAGENNERLPDNANVGFWAWDMPTAVGTAMEQAGRSWQIWYCPGLKPHFDSTDFWNLWNYAGTYRVLGYCMTFPNTVTLAPTNWNRDLIRSATIQVGFNTTLTEGPAQRVLVADVTISAPGQMSPNLRHTYNWTRIQGGYFKPHRSAHLRGNVPHGGYTGMMDGHVQWRKWETMTPRTVGGGSPVFWW; encoded by the coding sequence ATGCCCCGCTCCGCTGCATCACAGATCCCACATGACAGGCGGCGCCTCTTCGCCCGTGCCTTCACCCTGATCGAACTGCTGGTCGTCATTGCCATCATCGCCATCCTGGCGGCCATGCTCCTGCCCGCCCTGGGCAGGGCCAAAGAACGCGCTGTTCGCGCCAGTTGCATCAATCACATCAGGCAGATGCTCACCGCCCTCTACATCTACGCCGGCGAAAACAACGAACGGTTGCCCGACAACGCCAACGTCGGTTTCTGGGCCTGGGACATGCCCACCGCCGTGGGTACCGCCATGGAACAGGCCGGTAGAAGCTGGCAGATCTGGTACTGTCCGGGACTCAAACCGCACTTCGACAGCACCGACTTTTGGAATCTGTGGAACTACGCCGGCACCTACCGCGTGCTGGGCTATTGCATGACCTTCCCAAACACCGTCACGTTGGCCCCGACCAACTGGAACCGCGACCTGATCCGATCAGCCACCATCCAGGTCGGCTTTAACACAACCCTCACGGAAGGTCCCGCCCAGCGTGTCCTGGTGGCCGACGTCACCATCTCTGCCCCGGGCCAGATGAGCCCCAACCTCCGCCACACCTACAACTGGACCCGCATTCAGGGCGGCTACTTCAAACCTCATCGATCCGCCCACCTCCGCGGCAACGTTCCCCATGGCGGATACACCGGCATGATGGACGGCCATGTCCAGTGGCGAAAATGGGAAACCATGACTCCACGCACCGTCGGCGGAGGCTCCCCCGTGTTCTGGTGGTAA